One Vigna unguiculata cultivar IT97K-499-35 chromosome 11, ASM411807v1, whole genome shotgun sequence DNA window includes the following coding sequences:
- the LOC114168982 gene encoding secoisolariciresinol dehydrogenase-like, translated as MGSASLVFAAVARRLEGKVALITGGASGIGESTARLLAKHGAKVVIADIQDELGHSVSKDIDSSIYVHCDVTKEEHVERAVDTAVSRFGKLDIMHNNAGTIGAWNPSIMHNKKSDFEEVINVNLVGAFLGMKHAARVMAPFRRGSIIATASVSGRLGGVASHAYTCSKHGIVGLVRNAAVELGPLGIRVNCVSPYAVPTPMSRNFLNTDDEGIAALYSNLKGVTLKAQDVAEAVVYLASDESKYVSGHDLVVDGGFSVMNAGLCAFGSSV; from the exons ATGGGAAGTGCTTCATTAGTCTTCGCTGCAGTTGCCAGAAG ATTAGAAGGGAAGGTGGCGTTGATCACAGGTGGAGCAAGTGGCATAGGGGAGAGTACGGCGAGACTCTTGGCCAAACATGGAGCCAAAGTAGTGATCGCCGATATCCAAGACGAGTTAGGTCACTCAGTTTCCAAGGATATAGACTCCTCCATCTACGTTCACTGCGACGTCACAAAAGAGGAACACGTGGAACGTGCCGTGGACACCGCCGTTTCTAGGTTCGGGAAACTAGACATCATGCATAACAACGCAGGGACCATAGGAGCGTGGAACCCCAGCATTATGCACAACAAAAAGTCCGATTTCGAGGAGGTTATTAACGTCAACTTGGTCGGTGCCTTCCTCGGAATGAAACATGCGGCGAGGGTAATGGCCCCTTTTCGACGTGGCAGCATAATCGCCACCGCGAGCGTGTCTGGCCGCTTAGGTGGCGTGGCTTCGCACGCTTACACGTGCTCGAAGCATGGCATTGTGGGACTGGTGCGAAACGCTGCAGTGGAGCTTGGACCCTTGGGAATACGTGTGAATTGTGTGTCTCCTTACGCGGTTCCGACGCCGATGAGTAGGAATTTTCTGAACACCGATGATGAGGGGATTGCTGCACTCTATTCCAATCTGAAAGGTGTTACTCTGAAAGCCCAAGATGTGGCTGAAGCTGTGGTTTACTTGGCGAGTGATGAGTCAAAGTATGTTAGTGGGCATGACCTTGTTGTCGATGGAGGCTTCAGTGTGATGAATGCTGGTTTGTGTGCGTTTGGGTCATCTGTGTAG
- the LOC114168984 gene encoding secoisolariciresinol dehydrogenase-like — MGSVSVVSSAVARRLEGKVALITGAASGIGESTARLMAKHGAKVVIADIQDELGHSVSKDIDSSIYVHCDVTKEEHVERAVDTAVSRFGKLDIMHNNAGTIEVWNPSIMHNKKSDFDEVINVNLVGVFLGMKHAARVMAPSRRGSIIATSSVCGRIGGAASHAYTCSKHGVVGLVRNAAVELGPLGIRVNCVSPYGVPTPLSKKFLNTDDEGVAALYSNLKGVTVKPEDVAEAVVYLGSDESRYVTGHDLVVDGGFTVVNAGLCVFESLV, encoded by the exons ATGGGAAGTGTTTCAGTAGTTTCCTCTGCAGTTGCCAGAAG GTTAGAAGGGAAGGTGGCGTTGATCACAGGTGCAGCAAGTGGCATTGGGGAGAGTACGGCGAGACTAATGGCGAAACATGGAGCCAAAGTAGTGATCGCAGATATCCAAGACGAGTTAGGTCACTCGGTTTCCAAGGACATAGACTCCTCCATCTACGTCCACTGCGACGTCACAAAAGAGGAACACGTGGAACGTGCCGTGGACACCGCCGTTTCTAGGTTCGGGAAACTGGACATCATGCACAACAACGCAGGGACCATAGAAGTGTGGAACCCCAGCATTATGCACAACAAAAAGTCCGATTTCGATGAGGTCATTAACGTCAACTTGGTCGGTGTCTTCCTCGGAATGAAACATGCGGCGAGGGTAATGGCGCCTTCTCGGCGTGGCAGCATAATCGCCACCTCAAGCGTGTGTGGACGCATAGGTGGCGCGGCTTCACACGCTTACACGTGCTCGAAGCATGGCGTTGTGGGGCTGGTGCGAAACGCTGCAGTGGAGCTTGGACCCTTGGGAATACGTGTGAATTGTGTGTCTCCTTACGGAGTTCCAACGCCGTTGAGTAAGAAGTTTCTGAACACTGATGATGAGGGGGTTGCTGCACTTTATTCGAATCTGAAAGGTGTTACTGTGAAACCCGAGGATGTGGCTGAAGCTGTGGTTTACTTGGGGAGTGATGAGTCCAGGTATGTTACTGGGCATGACCTCGTTGTAGATGGAGGCTTCACTGTTGTGAACGCTGGTTTGTGTGTGTTTGAGTCGTTAGTGTAG